The genomic region ACTCCATGAGAACAAGGGCAAAGTCATAAAGGCGCATTTAGCTGGTGTTTAGTGTATTTCAGACAATATTACAAGATATCTATGGGATTGAAATAGTCCGTGATTATTGGCGACTTTGCGTAATGTATCAGCTGAACAACATTTCTTCATTCagttattttctctctctctctctttcatttgaATTAGCCCAGTTTTCATATGTCCAGTTTGTCGCCCGCTGATTGGTCGAGAGCGTTCAACTGCACGTGTTTGATTGGACGCTGGTTCCTGTGCagacttttttcccctctgagaATCTCCATGGTGAATGGCCGATTATCTTGACGGCGCGCGGTAAGCGCTGATTGGCTGAAGCCGCACAGGCGTTCCATGCTGATTCGTCGAATCTAGATGCCCGGTGTCCGGGTAAGATGGCGGCGGAAGAGCAGTGCTCGGCACCACCTCGATGGCAGTCGATATCTTTAACGCACGTAGAGTATCCAGCTGGTGAGTGTAAATTTCGATTCTTTGTTTTTCACTAAAGTGAGTCACGTCGTCGAACAGCACTTTGTCTTCGCTGGAAACGCTGTGCGAGGTTTTACAACTGAATGGACACGACTAAGGGATTGCTTGCCAAATAGTGATACCATAGGAAAGCGCGCATACTTCGTTCAGgcgatttgtttttttctccactcATATTCCGACAAAACCCAACCTCCTGCTTTgcgattggtcagaattccgtGGCCGCGCGTGTAATTATTATCTGGGATACTATTGGAATTACATGCAGTCTACGCTAACCCCACCTAGGAGGTGGGACACTGCCATCCAATCCTATATTCGAAGGGCGTGGCTAAACGGAATACgggtgagaaagaaaataacgATCGCAGGGAGTTTAACTGGAGCTGCCGAATTGTGCATTTGATGCGCGCATGCGCGTTTATACATGTACTCTCCCTACTGTGTCTGGGACTCCCTTTTGCTGGCATTAGACATTTAACTGTTAATTGCGTCTAAACTCACAAAACTCAAAAGTATCGCCTTGATTTTTTTCTACAGTCttattagtaatatttatttagttacttTCTGGCCATCACTTTTGAGGAAAGCCTTTCAGAGTGCGACAAAGCTAGCTAGCCGGCTAACTTgccaagttgttttttttatgttattagCTAACCTGCTAAGATGCTGTCGGGGTGCATCGCTCATGTTCCAGTGTGAGCTTCCATACCTGTCtgtaattttgtttaaaaaacgaataaaaaaaaacagacttttaGACACCAAGGTGTTTTAATATGAGCTAGCGTACTAGCTGTTGTTGTCTTTATAATCATATCAAGATTACCCAGAAACCCCAACGAAAGAACAgccctttttattttatatctatatatatttataatttgggtgaatgaatgaaactatAACCTGCAGcagactatttttattttttttatccagacGCGTATGCTTTGGGGATTTTATTTCTGCATTATAAAGAACTTTATCTGTTAGGTCAGACTAGACGTGGTCATTGACCTCGCGCACGTTCGGTGTAATAGCACGTGCACTTTAGTCTTCATCTGTAACAtccatgttgttgttttctgaGGAAGGTGTGGCCAGCCTGCATACTATTATAGTAAACAGTATGTCAAAAATAGTGCGACCCATAAAGCCTCCTGTCTGCACTGTTACTATTTAGTAGTGTTATGAGGATTTGTCATAGACCTGTGCTTccgtactatatatatatatatatatatatatattgcatattATTTAGTACGCTATCATGCGGTTTCGGACAGTAGCCAGCTAGCGGGATTCCCTGGCACGTGACGACAGATAGGAACTAGCGGGGAAATATGAGCTCGTGCTGGTGGGCAGTGGAGCCTGGCTTGGTCCTGTTCAATGCGTCGGAGTGAAAACATCCATGAGCTATCCAAGAGGAGGCTGTCGTCccaattattgttatttttttaggaTGGCTATATTAAGACAGACTAAAAATCCACCCACTGAATATCCTGGGACGTGAAATGAGGACACGGAGCACGAGGATTTACTCAGTGTTGGTTTCTGTGTAGTTTTCTGACTACTAAAGTCTGAAACGGTCATGTCATATTATCTGACACGAAGATCTTTAACACACAGGTTCTTAAACCCTTTTCCTGGAGTACTCGCTTACCTGTAGGCGTTATTGTTTTGTCCCTGCTCACTAATCAGCAAATCAACAGGCCTTACTACAAGGAAAGTACTGTAGTCCAGGGACACTCCAGGAACCTTGACCTGCGGTTGCAGAAATATACTACATTTTGTGTACATAATCAAACAGCATGATCTGACCGCCTTAGTCGAAAATGGCCGTGTGAAAACCGACAAGTGAACTTGACTTGAGCTGtcttcacacatacagtaactTTATCACTGCAAGTCCCCAGTTGTTGTACTATTAAAGTCTGATATCTGGAGACATTGTGACTTTGGGTTGTCATGGTAATAACATCAATTTTCTTCCCAGTAAAATGAAACGGTCTGGTGGCAGATTTGGCATTtttgtataaaattcagcagtgatTATCTGCACCATATCCTGCACcatgagatgaaggagaagcattATGCGCTCTACTATCTTCACACCCATTGGTAGTCGCTGCACCGAGCTGCTCTATATTTGTTAAACTTTTGTTAACTTTCTTACAACACTGGACACTCCCACATATAGCCGCAAATGGTCACTATCGCTAATGTCACTGAAAGTCGCCAACTCTCATTGAAAGTGAATGGACCCCAGTCACTGGTTGTGAGTTGttgaatgtgtgaatgtagcattaATAAATGATTCTGGGACCTTTTTCTAGGTCCATTATCatgtttcatttccattttgtcAACTGCATGGCCATGTTTACAGCAATTTATTGTGTAATGCTTTAAGCTGGTTTTACAGTGATGCACGTCATTAGAGGAGCTTTACCCTATATTCTAACATGAAGAATGTGTGTTGTAGCACAGTCTTGCAGAATATGGCCAAGAATTTATTGGGATCGGCTTGTACACCGTGAGTAAGGTATAACGTTCAAAAGGGAAATCTATAAACACGGATCAGACATAACATCAATACCAGTGAAAGGTGAAATGCATAACGATGATTATCACGTAATAGTGACACCTGTcaatgggtgggatatattaggcagttgatgtgttggaagtaGAAAAAATAAGCACGTGCAAGGAtcaagggccgaattgtgatggctaggtgACTGAATCTGAGCTTCTCCAATTCAGCAGGTCTTTTGGGTGGTATGCAGTGATTAGTACCTAGTGATCCTAGGAAGGATAACCGATGAACTGGCCGCAGGGTCATAGGTGCCTAAGATTCATTGATGTGCATGTGGAGCAGTCCTACAGAAGAGCTACTTCAGAACAAGTCTCTGAGGATgttaatgctggctatgatagaaatGGGGAATATGAGAATTAATTCATGTTTCTAGGCCTATCCCATCCATGGTGCAGGAAAGATAACACAACCGCAGCTTAATTTCCCTTCAGTGCAGGTGTATTAAATCAGTCCCCATAGAGTACAAAAAGAATCCCTCAAGCCTAGAGCCGCCCTTAAGTCGGGCCTTCAAGGACGTCTCCCTTCATCTTTACACACAagcctaaataataataagcagctGCGCTACACCTCTAGTTACTAACAGAAACGCATGATTACTGGATGACACAGTTTTAATTATTGACAGATTTAAATCATCCACATTAATAACAGGCTAAGACAAGGTGTCCATCAGCTTAAAGTCAGGATTGCACCATAAGAAAACACTATCCAGTCGGAGAGCTTGAAGAGCAAAACATACGCTGTATCATTGCACATCCAGTATGGCACAGCATAGTAGCTATATTCTTCAAGAACATTGGACAATATTTTTTCGGAATTCTTATTGGGATCATTTTGTACAGAATAACAAGAAGAGTGCTGGAGAACATACTGTAGATTTTCCTGCTCAAAACAGCTAACTGTATAGTCAGTGTAtagatttagttttttttaaaccagtaaCCGCTGGCTTTCCATTTCACCGGTGGAGTGGAAATCACCTAATGGGGCATTTTCTTcaaataataagtaaaaaacaaaataattcttttctttaagtctgatctaaaatgagtcaggacactgctggctttcagtgtgagaggtttgtttttccctctgttgggagaaccttatacagaattttcttagagagcagaaatgggtttggtcgtaccattttgtttgttttttgaaagttttctatgaaaatattgcCTCCAGTAGGCTAGGGGaagaacagaaatacttatttacaataaaataaacataaacccCTTAATGTCTAATTTCGTTGAGttttaagttgtttttatttgtcacatataccttactgcacagtgaaattctttctttgcatattccaTTCTTGGGGGTTGGAGTCAGAGcgcagccatgatacagcacccctaggggcagggtgggttgggggccttgctcaaggccccaacagtggcagcttggcagtcctggggcttgaaccctgatcttccggtcaacaacccagagtcttgACCACTTGTGCTACCACCGCCCCCATGATaaaagcttcatattaaccagcactgtgacatgacagacattcaatgctgtatatggacacaacaaaacaggcgtctgctaaaaaaaaaacagttaacaAGTGAATATGTCTTTGTGTCGATTGATctggggtgtccagtcttatctgcaaagggctgATGTGGGTGCAGGATTTCATCAAGACCCAGCAGATGCCACACGTGAGGTGGAATCAGGCGTCGCTCCTGCATGATTGGAAAGAAACTCTGCACCCACGCTGCTTCACAATAAAATGCTTTCATCTGTAtgctatataatatattttatatgtaatatatacatttccctcAGATCAGAATTTAGACATTTAGGTATAAGCCTAACTCACTGATGGCTGGCGTTCAAATACACCAGATAAAGTCTTGCTCAAGGTCAAAGTTGTTGGGGAATCTCCATAGCCAACAATCTAACAATTCTGttgttagatttatttattctttctctttaaCCAACAGGTGATCTGGCAGGGCAGATCCTGGCGTATGCCAGTCTGCTGCCGATGGCGATCCTGGTTGGATTTGTCACGCTCATTGTCTTCAAGAGAGAGCTGCACACGGTGAGTCTTCTTACCTCTCTATAATATTTAATGCCTCATCAGGGTATTGCTCTGCTGTGGTAGGTCTGAGCATTTAACACTTCAGGTGTTCCTCTAGAAGTGGATTAAGCCTTTGACAGAAAGCAAAATCATTTCAAATAGTATTGATGCAGCTTTTGTGCTCAGAAATGAAACTTTAGGTCTCGACTGTATGTACGTTTAAAAGTTTGGCTGTTAGTAGACATTGTTCAGATAGATGACTGTAAATGAAAGAGCTAGTGGTGTTAGAGCAAAGATCTAATCATGTTTGTACTAAAGCGGATCTTTTACACGGTAAGATCAGTGACTGAATCCAATGTCTCCTGCAGATCTCGTTTTTCGCCGGTTTGGTGATGAACGAAGGGCTAAACTGGTTGCTGAAGCACATCCTACAGGAGCCCCGTCCATGTGGAGGTAAGCCCctcccttcattttttttttttttttttaattattattgtttatcagGAGCTTGTTCTTCATACTTGGCTTCCTGAATCAGCTGCATTGGATTTGACATAGTTTTCAAAACTGTTCTTGGATTGTTGTTACCAAGACGGCATGTCCACAAGCTCAAACCTGCGCAAGAGCTGGCTTTGTTTAGAGTTGGGACAAAAATTAGAACCAACACATTCACAAAATCACAACGGTGCATACTTTCATCCGCCCGCTTTGAACACCCGTAGCCCTTGCTCATTGTCTAATCAGGAGGCTGAGCTGGCAGGAAGACCACAATAACTCAAATAGCCATTTACAAGCATGgtgtgcagaaaagcatctccgaATGCAtaactacaacagcagaagaccacatcaggttccactcctgtcagccaggaacaggaatcatatgctacagtgggcacagcgTTCCTTAATTCATGTCTTGGACAGTTTGTTGTATGTACGGAGACATTTAAGACACCTGTACAGGAAAAATCTAAGGGTTTCCACTTAAACAGGATGTCCCAGAAGTGTCTATACATTGAATATAACTTGATTTACAAAACATTGTGTACATGATTTCTTCGTAAACACCCAGTGATTTCAATACATCCTTCTCTTGACAAATGCATTCATAAAGGCTGTGTGGAGACTCGTGGAAGGAGGCACACCAATGCTTCACCAGTTGCAGTTTGGAAatcagttttaaaaaatgaatttatagtTCATTATGCCCAGAATAACATAACTGTGTTGTAGTGAGCATGCCTGTAGCTTATGCTGTATTATGTTATTTCAGGAGGCCACAGCACAGTAACCACAGAGTATGGCATGCCGTCCAGCCACTCACAGTTCATCTGGTTCTTTGtcgtttattttttcctctttctttatttaaggTGAGTCATTATCAAGGTCAGTATAATGCATTTGAATATAATAAgacacaaaacagaacagataGGACACATTCTATACAGTAACTTTCTTGCCATGATGGATGCAttacaaaacagaaatattaaacTATTAGATATTAGTCCTTTTgctagaaataataaaaaaaacaaacaaatctgaatGCTAGACCGTTTTTCTCCCCCTGACAGAATGCATCAGACAAACAATGCCAGATGTGTGGAATTGTTATGGAGACACGTGCTGTCAATCATCCTACTGGGCGTGGCTTTGTCTGTGTCATACAGCAGGTAAGGCTTGTGTTTATTTACTATAATCGTTTTAATATTGCATTAGCGGTCAATGTGTTTATcatctgtttgtgtttacagaGTTTACCTTCTCTACCACACCTGGAGTCAGGTGATATATGGGGGCATAGCTGGAATGGTGGTCGGCGTGGTCTGGTTTTTCATAACACAGGAGGTGCTGACGCCGATCTTTCCCAAGATAGCAGCCTGGTaatgcacacacattctcatcaTTTACAAGACGGTTTAATATCTATACACATGACCCGAaaacttttatttctatttatgaaAATCAGATATGTAATATTTGTATTTGAGGAGAAGAGGTTTATGTATATTGCACAGACTGTaggattcattttttaaatcgggaatattttttgtaatgaaCAAAAAATTGTATATGATGCCTGAGTGTTTTAGAAGCATTTTTACATGGTGCTAAGGGATTGTTACATTTGGAGCCTTATAAATAGCCTTAGAAAGGTGCATTATACAATTCTGTAGTTATAAGCATGATttcttaattctgattggtcagaaggtattgattccgtttctgtgtagtggtgttgctgcaaggcaaatcacaggtgtctataaatttattcattttaatacagTCTTATCTTTATAGTAACTACTTAACACAGGGACTTATGGCATTCATGCGACAACATTgaacacatacaccgatcagccataacattatgaccacctgcctaatattttgttgatccatcatgcactgtgtattctgacacctttctatcagaaccagcattaacttcttcagtaattttagcaacagtagctcgtctgttgaatcggatcacacgggccagccttcgctccacaagtgtatcagtgagccttggccgcccatgatcctgtcgccggttcaccactgtttcttcctcggaccacttttgatagatactgaccactgcagaccgggaacaccccacaagagctgtagttttggagatgctctgatccagtcgtctagccatcacaatttggcccttcgtcaaactcgctcaaatccttacacttggccatttttcctgcttctaacacatcaactttgaggacaaaatgttcacttgctgcctaatatatcccacccactaacaggtgccatgatgaggagatcatcagtcttattcacttcacctggcactgctcataatgttatgcctgatcggtgtatataaagTAGGTAAatttaaaaggaataaaatgtttTGGGAGTGTGCTGCTATTGAAAAATGTACTCAGCTGTGGTGAGTATCAGCTAAATAATTGAATTAAGAAGTTGAATTGTGTCTCTCTTTTgcactctgtttttctttctgtctcaggCCCATATCAGAGTTTT from Hemibagrus wyckioides isolate EC202008001 linkage group LG18, SWU_Hwy_1.0, whole genome shotgun sequence harbors:
- the dolpp1 gene encoding dolichyldiphosphatase 1; translation: MAAEEQCSAPPRWQSISLTHVEYPAGDLAGQILAYASLLPMAILVGFVTLIVFKRELHTISFFAGLVMNEGLNWLLKHILQEPRPCGGGHSTVTTEYGMPSSHSQFIWFFVVYFFLFLYLRMHQTNNARCVELLWRHVLSIILLGVALSVSYSRVYLLYHTWSQVIYGGIAGMVVGVVWFFITQEVLTPIFPKIAAWPISEFFLVRDTSLIPNILWFEYTVTRSEARNRQRKLGTKLQ